A window from Chrysemys picta bellii isolate R12L10 chromosome 2, ASM1138683v2, whole genome shotgun sequence encodes these proteins:
- the TACC1 gene encoding transforming acidic coiled-coil-containing protein 1 isoform X9 → MSEEDMVVTLEGLADAEPKAETFALESVPSKSKLKKVKPSSLRNKTAGETPETETATEGIPVPKASYQFNPAEYDEKINPFVMGGSKIQNSPPAAQQTFMASNSDTNDSGVELAEESRSHALKLEFDFTDGAENGEVKKALPKKIGRKPASKLTPKRQREAANKPMSADGLEKAPAEVPLPKALYPVDPSQWDDPNFNPFGSSSNLQNSPPLPKASYHFDPNNFDTVDPFKPTKSLASTTADSCPTADNNLNEILESQTLEVQGEELTIGKASPKKAKSRLITTTEQVKFLCFLLSGCKVKKYEMQSLVLDVCTQDEGALISKIPDVANCDGHATDEEKLASTSSSQKPSGPEVKGEPEDDLEYFECSNVPVSTINHAFSSSEAGFEKETSKQKEKDGPSSTQGDSGLCSKDKAPGAMTTGASGSESPLESICLSESDKTAVLTLIREEIITKEIEANEWKKKYEESRQEVLEMRKIVAEYEKTIAQMIEDEQRTNMASQKSLQQLTMEKEQALADLNSVERSLSDLFRRYENLKGILEGFKKNEEALKKCAQDYLARVKQEEQRYQALKIHAEEKLDKANEEIAQVRTKAKAESAALHAGLRKEQMKVESLERALQQKNQEIEELTKICDELIAKMGKTD, encoded by the exons ATGTCAGAAGAAGACATGGTGGTCACTCTTGAAGGGTTGGCTGATGCTGAGCCAAAGGCTGAAACTTTTGCCCTGGAGTCAGTGCCAAGCAAGAGCAAGCTCAAGAAAGTGAAACCATCTTCTCTTAGGAATAAAACAGCTGGAGAGACCCCAGAAACAGAAACAGCCACGGAGGGCATCCCTGTCCCCAAAGCATCTTACCAGTTCAATCCAGCTGAGTATGATGAGAAAATAAACCCCTTCGTGATGGGAGGTTCCAAAATACAGaactctcctcctgctgctcagcAAACCTTCATGGCTTCAAACAGCGACACCAATGATTCCGGGGTGGAGTTGGCTGAGGAGTCTCGGAGCCATGCTCTGAAGCTGGAATTTGATTTTACGGATGGGGCGGAGAATGGAGAGGTCAAGAAAGCCTTGCCAAAGAAAATTGGCAGGAAACCTGCCAGCAAACTAACTCCTAAACGACAAAGAGAAGCTGCTAATAAACCTATGAGTGCTGATGGCCTGGAAAAGGCTCCAgcagaggtgcctctccccaaagcTTTGTACCCGGTGGATCCCAGTCAGTGGGACGACCCTAACTTCAACCCTTTTGGCAGCAGCTCGAACTTGCAgaactccccacccctcccaaagGCTTCCTATCATTTTGACCCCAACAACTTTGACACAGTGGATCCTTTTAAACCCACCAAGAGCTTAGCCAGCACAACTGCTGATTCCTGCCCCACAGCTGATAACAATCTCAATGAAATTCTGGAGTCTCAGACCCTGGAGGTTCAGGGCGAGGAGCTGACAATAGGCAAAGCCTCTCCGAAGAAGGCCAAGTCGCGCTTGATAAC GACTACTGAACAAGTGAAATTTCTCTGTTTTCTGTT GAGTGGCTGCAAGGTGAAGAAATATGAGATGCAATCCCTGGTCCTGGATGTTTGCACTCAG GATGAAGGAGCATTGATCTCAAAAATCCCAGATGTTGCAAACTGTGATGGCCACGCTACTGATGAAGAGAAGCTGGCGTCTACATCCTCCAGTCAGAAACCATCCGGGCCAGAGGTGAAAGGTGAGCCAGAAGACGACCTGGAGTACTTTGAATGTTCCAATGTTCCCGTGTCTACCATAAATCATGCGTTTTCATCCTCAGAAGCAG GGTTTGAAAAAGAGACATCCAAACAGAAGGAGAAGGATgggcccagcagcacccag GGCGATTCTGGGCTGTGCTCAAAGGACAAAGCCCCTGGGGCCATGACGACCGGAGCGAGTGGAAGTGAAAGTCCTCTGGAAAGCATTTGCCTCAGTGAATCTGACAAAACAGCCGTGCTCACTTTAATAAGAGAAGAG ATCATCACTAAGGAGATTGAAGCAAATGAATGGAAGAAAAAATATGAAGAGAGCCGACAAGAAGTCTTGGAAATGAG GAAAATCGTGGCTGAATATGAAAAGACCATTGCCCAGATGATAG AAGATGAACAGAGGACAAACATGGCCTCCCAGAAGAGTCTGCAGCAGCTCACGATGGAAAAGGAACAGGCCCTGGCAGACCTGAACTCCGTAGAAAGGTCCCTGTCGGATCTGTTTCGGAGATACGAGAACCTGAAGGGCATTCTGGAAGGGTTTAAGAAG AATGAAGAAGCTTTGAAAAAATGTGCTCAGGATTACTTAGCCCGGGTCAAACAGGAAGAGCAGCGGTATCAAGCCCTAAAAAtccatgcagaagaaaaattagACAA
- the TACC1 gene encoding transforming acidic coiled-coil-containing protein 1 isoform X10, translating into MSEEDMVVTLEGLADAEPKAETFALESVPSKSKLKKVKPSSLRNKTAGETPETETATEGIPVPKASYQFNPAEYDEKINPFVMGGSKIQNSPPAAQQTFMASNSDTNDSGVELAEESRSHALKLEFDFTDGAENGEVKKALPKKIGRKPASKLTPKRQREAANKPMSADGLEKAPAEVPLPKALYPVDPSQWDDPNFNPFGSSSNLQNSPPLPKASYHFDPNNFDTVDPFKPTKSLASTTADSCPTADNNLNEILESQTLEVQGEELTIGKASPKKAKSRLITSGCKVKKYEMQSLVLDVCTQDEGALISKIPDVANCDGHATDEEKLASTSSSQKPSGPEVKGEPEDDLEYFECSNVPVSTINHAFSSSEAGFEKETSKQKEKDGPSSTQGDSGLCSKDKAPGAMTTGASGSESPLESICLSESDKTAVLTLIREEIITKEIEANEWKKKYEESRQEVLEMRKIVAEYEKTIAQMIEDEQRTNMASQKSLQQLTMEKEQALADLNSVERSLSDLFRRYENLKGILEGFKKNEEALKKCAQDYLARVKQEEQRYQALKIHAEEKLDKANEEIAQVRTKAKAESAALHAGLRKEQMKVESLERALQQKNQEIEELTKICDELIAKMGKTD; encoded by the exons ATGTCAGAAGAAGACATGGTGGTCACTCTTGAAGGGTTGGCTGATGCTGAGCCAAAGGCTGAAACTTTTGCCCTGGAGTCAGTGCCAAGCAAGAGCAAGCTCAAGAAAGTGAAACCATCTTCTCTTAGGAATAAAACAGCTGGAGAGACCCCAGAAACAGAAACAGCCACGGAGGGCATCCCTGTCCCCAAAGCATCTTACCAGTTCAATCCAGCTGAGTATGATGAGAAAATAAACCCCTTCGTGATGGGAGGTTCCAAAATACAGaactctcctcctgctgctcagcAAACCTTCATGGCTTCAAACAGCGACACCAATGATTCCGGGGTGGAGTTGGCTGAGGAGTCTCGGAGCCATGCTCTGAAGCTGGAATTTGATTTTACGGATGGGGCGGAGAATGGAGAGGTCAAGAAAGCCTTGCCAAAGAAAATTGGCAGGAAACCTGCCAGCAAACTAACTCCTAAACGACAAAGAGAAGCTGCTAATAAACCTATGAGTGCTGATGGCCTGGAAAAGGCTCCAgcagaggtgcctctccccaaagcTTTGTACCCGGTGGATCCCAGTCAGTGGGACGACCCTAACTTCAACCCTTTTGGCAGCAGCTCGAACTTGCAgaactccccacccctcccaaagGCTTCCTATCATTTTGACCCCAACAACTTTGACACAGTGGATCCTTTTAAACCCACCAAGAGCTTAGCCAGCACAACTGCTGATTCCTGCCCCACAGCTGATAACAATCTCAATGAAATTCTGGAGTCTCAGACCCTGGAGGTTCAGGGCGAGGAGCTGACAATAGGCAAAGCCTCTCCGAAGAAGGCCAAGTCGCGCTTGATAAC GAGTGGCTGCAAGGTGAAGAAATATGAGATGCAATCCCTGGTCCTGGATGTTTGCACTCAG GATGAAGGAGCATTGATCTCAAAAATCCCAGATGTTGCAAACTGTGATGGCCACGCTACTGATGAAGAGAAGCTGGCGTCTACATCCTCCAGTCAGAAACCATCCGGGCCAGAGGTGAAAGGTGAGCCAGAAGACGACCTGGAGTACTTTGAATGTTCCAATGTTCCCGTGTCTACCATAAATCATGCGTTTTCATCCTCAGAAGCAG GGTTTGAAAAAGAGACATCCAAACAGAAGGAGAAGGATgggcccagcagcacccag GGCGATTCTGGGCTGTGCTCAAAGGACAAAGCCCCTGGGGCCATGACGACCGGAGCGAGTGGAAGTGAAAGTCCTCTGGAAAGCATTTGCCTCAGTGAATCTGACAAAACAGCCGTGCTCACTTTAATAAGAGAAGAG ATCATCACTAAGGAGATTGAAGCAAATGAATGGAAGAAAAAATATGAAGAGAGCCGACAAGAAGTCTTGGAAATGAG GAAAATCGTGGCTGAATATGAAAAGACCATTGCCCAGATGATAG AAGATGAACAGAGGACAAACATGGCCTCCCAGAAGAGTCTGCAGCAGCTCACGATGGAAAAGGAACAGGCCCTGGCAGACCTGAACTCCGTAGAAAGGTCCCTGTCGGATCTGTTTCGGAGATACGAGAACCTGAAGGGCATTCTGGAAGGGTTTAAGAAG AATGAAGAAGCTTTGAAAAAATGTGCTCAGGATTACTTAGCCCGGGTCAAACAGGAAGAGCAGCGGTATCAAGCCCTAAAAAtccatgcagaagaaaaattagACAA